The sequence GACGGCCTCCTGCGGGAGCTGATGCAGGATGTGCAGGGGGAGGGCTCGATGCGCGACGACATCAGCCCGGTGGAGGCCGTCGAGATCCTCAGTACCGCCGTCTGCCGCCCCGGAGCCCGGGAAGACGACGCCGTCACGCGCGTCATGCTGGACGGCCTCAGAGCGAAGGCGTCGGGCCGGTGAGGGCGGCCGCAGGTCAGCGTGCCCGGGGGATGTAGGCCAGGCCGTGCGCGCCGGGTTCGCCTCGCTTGACGATGTCGAGCCGGCTGAGCCGCTGCATCGACTCCAGGTCGATGATGTCGACCGTTGAGGAGGTGACGCAGGCGACGTATCCGAGCGCGCCGTCCGGTGAGGAGGTGATCGTGAGCGGGAACCGGCCGACCTCCGCCTGCCCGAGCCGGTCGCCGGAGACGGCCGAGAACACCGTCAGCCGACCGGGGGACTGGCGGCCCAGCTTGCTCCCGGGGTCGGTGGCCATCCGCAGCTCCCCGGCCAGCACCTTGCCGGTCGACGTGACGTGGACGGGGAACACGACGTCGTCGACCGGCAGCACATCGGTCACCGCGGCGGCCGCGGCGTCGATGACGCGGATCCCGGGGGAGGGCGGCTCGGCGCCCGCGGCGAACGATCCGTAGGGCGCGGCGACGAACACCCGCGTCCCGTCCGGCGACACGGCCAGCCCTTCGCTGCCGGGGACCTCGACCTTGGCGGTGAGCGTCCCCTTCTCCAGGTCGACGACCGATACGAACGGCGCCTCCTTGTTGCTGGCGTAGCCCGCGGCCCCGTCCGGGCTGATGACGAACCAGTGCGGCCCCGGCGCGTCGGTGTCGATCCGCCCGATCGGACGTCGCGTGCCGGCGTCGACGACCACCACGCCGCCGGGCCTTTCGGCGGATCCTTCGACGCTCACGTACAGCAGGCCGCGCTCGGCGTCCAGCGCGAGGCCGTGCGGCCCGTGCTCCGGCGCCAGGTCGACGACCTCGACGACCCGGCGCGTGTCGGGGTCGATGACGGTGAGCTCGCTGCGCCTGCCGGAGTTCGCGTGGTAGTAGCCCGAGTGATAGGTGCTGGCGCACCACAGGAGCCGCCGCCGGGCGTCGAAGCAGAGCTCGTGAGGTTCGGCGAGGACGTCCACACCGCCGATGTAGGTGTCGTTGGCGGCGTCGAAGAAGGAGACGGTGGCGCTGCTCTGGCTCACCACCGCCAGCAGGTCGCTCTCCCTGCCTGCGCGGACGGACTGCGTCATGGTCACTCCAGTGTTCGTAACGTGCGGATGCTTGGAGTCTGACCACCGCAGACATGTCGCACAATGCAAAGATAAGCAAGGGATAGTTTCACCTAATGCAATTCGATCAGGGGTGTCATGGACCTCAACCTGCTGAAGACCCTGGACGCCCTCCTTCAGGAGAACAGCGTCACCCGTGCCGCCGAGCGGCTCGGCACCTCCCCGGCCGCGGTCAGCCGTGCCCTTGGACGGCTGCGCCGCACCGTCGGTGATCCGCTGCTGGTCCGCGCCGGCCAGCAGATGGTCCCCACCCCCCGCGCGGTGCGCCTGCGGGAGGAAGTCCGCTCGCTCCTCGAACACGCCGAAGCCGTTCTCGCCCCGGCGCCCGG is a genomic window of Actinomadura citrea containing:
- a CDS encoding YncE family protein; the encoded protein is MTQSVRAGRESDLLAVVSQSSATVSFFDAANDTYIGGVDVLAEPHELCFDARRRLLWCASTYHSGYYHANSGRRSELTVIDPDTRRVVEVVDLAPEHGPHGLALDAERGLLYVSVEGSAERPGGVVVVDAGTRRPIGRIDTDAPGPHWFVISPDGAAGYASNKEAPFVSVVDLEKGTLTAKVEVPGSEGLAVSPDGTRVFVAAPYGSFAAGAEPPSPGIRVIDAAAAAVTDVLPVDDVVFPVHVTSTGKVLAGELRMATDPGSKLGRQSPGRLTVFSAVSGDRLGQAEVGRFPLTITSSPDGALGYVACVTSSTVDIIDLESMQRLSRLDIVKRGEPGAHGLAYIPRAR